A stretch of DNA from Anaerobacillus isosaccharinicus:
TCAAATCGTCGGATTTCATACAATAGAGATGAGCAACAACTAAGAATTGAAGATATAAATGTAAAAAAGGGAGTTACACTTTCAATATCGAAACTAGCAGCAAAATGGACAGAGAAAAAAGAAGCAGCTCTAGATGAGGCTGTTCATTACGTTGAATCCGCGCTAGAAGCAATGGCAACACCAGTAACTCTAAAAGGAAATGAAAAAAGTATTTTTCCAGTTATCCGCTCAACATCATTTCCTACTCACTCAGGGGAAGACAAGGAATTACTATATGAGGAACACACCGCTGAAACAAGAATTTATTATGCAATTGATCGTGGCGTAACATTTACATTATTAACTAGAGAAATGCTTGAAGCAGCAGAGCTAGATCTGGCAAAAGTAAAGGAAATTGCGTTATTTAACGTTCGTTCATTAAAAACTGAAGCGAAAGTAGATGTCGTTGCTGGAAATACTTTTTACTTTATTAACCAAAATGATGGCTATGATGCGAGTAAAATTTTGAATGATCAATTGCTTAAGCAATATGCAAAT
This window harbors:
- a CDS encoding DUF1444 domain-containing protein encodes the protein MKPLEIKKELEKRLEHSNRRISYNRDEQQLRIEDINVKKGVTLSISKLAAKWTEKKEAALDEAVHYVESALEAMATPVTLKGNEKSIFPVIRSTSFPTHSGEDKELLYEEHTAETRIYYAIDRGVTFTLLTREMLEAAELDLAKVKEIALFNVRSLKTEAKVDVVAGNTFYFINQNDGYDASKILNDQLLKQYANIAEGELAVAVPHQDVLIIADIKNETGYDVLGQMVFSFFSSGRTPITALPFIYENGKFEPVFILAQRKPKE